The Vigna unguiculata cultivar IT97K-499-35 chromosome 6, ASM411807v1, whole genome shotgun sequence genome contains a region encoding:
- the LOC114188353 gene encoding uncharacterized protein LOC114188353: MKIFLESVDKGVWDAIVNGPFIPTKIEEGKVIPKDFLSWTLDENKRAHYDVRAKNIISSALTLDEFYRVSICQSAKEMWDVLEVTHEGTDEVKRARKNTLVQEYEMFRMKAEETIYDVQKRFTHIVNHLIALGKVFEKEELNIKILKSLNRAWQPKVTAISESRDLTTMSMATLFGKLREHELELGRLKEEEEGEKRQSIALKAAAKTDGRSKTKDKETTAEQENEASDSEALNLMVKRFSKFLKYKNKSNGKSAAGNRRFSSKKQESSSSVPTCYECGKSGHIKPECPILKIKKKLEKKNEATSKSKRVKKAYIAWEDNDSSTSSDSSESNEEETNLCLMADTKSSDSSVSDLDLESIDESYETRFYQLLDVYNELHEEARKLQYSNNRHKGENRWLENRLKQLETENEELKTELENIEKHKSGDCKKSVLNCENCSKQLERIKYLMSTLTRFTLGRNYLDAMLGSQRSVLNREGIGYAEHENQLGSQLESRKFINMSKPSSIVCFYCCKSGHTSNKCYFKKHGVPEGKYKWVAKNSNVLSNMKGPNFKVGT, from the coding sequence atgaaaatctttttagaaTCAGTTGATAAAGGTGTGTGGGATGCTATTGTTAATGGTCCATTTATACCTACAAAAATTGAGGAAGGAAAAGTTATACCTAAAGATTTTCTATCTTGGactcttgatgaaaataaacgtGCTCATTATGATGTGAGAGCCAagaatataatttcatctgcaCTAACATTGGATGAATTCTACAGGGTATCAATTTGTCAATCCgcaaaagaaatgtgggatgtgtTAGAGGTAACTCATGAAGGCACGGATGAAGTCAAGAGAGCTAGAAAGAACACATtagttcaagaatatgaaatgtttAGGATGAAGGCTGAGGAAACAATCTATGATGTGCAAAAAAGGTTCACTCATATTGTGAATCATCTCATAGCATTGGGAAAGGTCTTTGAAAAGGAAGAACTGAATATCAAAATACTGAAAAGTCTGAATAGAGCATGGCAGCCTAAGGTTACTGCAATCTCTGAATCAAGGGATCTCACCACAATGAGTATGGCAACTCTCTTTGGAAAATTAAGAGAACATGAATTGGAACTTGGACGTTtaaaagaggaagaggaaggagAGAAAAGGCAAAGCATTGCATTAAAAGCTGCTGCAAAAACTGACGGAAGAAGTAAAACCAAGGATAAAGAAACTACTGCAGAACAAGAGAATGAAGCTTCTGATTCTGAGGCACTAAATCTGATGGTAAAACgtttttcaaagtttttaaagtacaaaaataaatcaaatggaAAATCTGCTGCAGGAAATAGAAGATTCTCTTCCAAGAAGCAAGAGTCATCTTCCAGCGTTCCAACATGTTATGAGTGTGGTAAATCTGGTCATATCAAACCTGAGTGTCCAATTCTCAAGATCAAAAAgaaattggagaaaaaaaatgaggcCACAAGCAAGTCCAAGAGAGTGAAGAAAGCGTATATTGCTTGGGAGGATAATGACTCCAGCACCTCTAGTGATTCAAGTGAAAGcaatgaagaagaaacaaatctaTGCTTGATGGCTGATACAAAATCCTCTGACAGCAGTGTAAGTGATCTTGATCTTGAATCTATTGATGAAAGTTATGAAACTAGGTTCTATCAACTACTTGATGTATATAATGAGTTGCATGAAGAGGCTAGAAAGTTGCAATACTCTAATAACAGACATAAAGGTGAAAATAGGTGGCTTGAAAATAGATTAAAACAGCTTGAAACAGAAAATGAAGAATTGAAAACTGAgcttgaaaatattgaaaaacataaaagtgGTGATTGCAAAAAGAGTGTGCTTAATTGTGAAAATTGTTCCAAACAATTAGAGAGAATCAAATATCTAATGAGTACATTAACTAGATTCACTCTAGGAAGAAATTATCTAGATGCTATGCTAGGTTCCCAAAGAAGTGTACTGAACAGAGAAGGCATAGGATATGCAGAACACGAAAATCAACTAGGTAGTCAATTAGAATCAAGGAAATTCATTAACATGAGTAAACCATCTTCTATTGTATGCTTTTACTGTTGCAAATCTGGTCATACATCGAATAAATGTTACTTTAAAAAGCATGGTGTTCCTGAAGGTAAATATAAATGGGTAGCCAAGAATTCAAATGTTTTgtctaacatgaaaggacccaactTCAAAGTGGGTACCTAG